The Sphingosinithalassobacter sp. CS137 genome includes a region encoding these proteins:
- the rpoH gene encoding RNA polymerase sigma factor RpoH, producing MASGSNVPATIPALGGEASLNRYLAEIKKFPILAPEQEYMLAKRFQEHGDTEAAAQLVTSHLRLVAKIAMGYRGYGLPVSELISEGNIGLMQGVKKFEPDRGFRLATYAMWWIRASIQEFILRSWSLVKMGTTAAQKKLFFNLRRMKAKLDAFEDGDLRPEDVAKIATDLGVTEDEVISMNRRMAMGGDTSLNVPMREDSESQWMDWLADEEPLQDERVAETQEADVRHEMLVEAMDDLNDREKHILTERRLTDDPKTLEELSQVYGVSRERVRQIEVRAFEKLQKAMMRLAGEKRLLPAG from the coding sequence ATGGCTAGCGGCAGCAACGTCCCCGCGACGATTCCCGCTCTCGGCGGTGAGGCGAGCCTCAATCGCTATCTTGCCGAGATCAAGAAATTCCCGATTCTGGCGCCCGAGCAGGAATATATGCTTGCCAAGCGCTTTCAGGAGCATGGCGATACCGAGGCAGCGGCGCAGCTCGTCACGTCGCACCTGCGACTCGTTGCGAAGATCGCGATGGGGTATCGCGGCTATGGCCTGCCCGTTTCGGAGCTGATCTCCGAGGGCAACATCGGCCTGATGCAGGGCGTGAAGAAGTTCGAGCCCGATCGCGGCTTCCGCCTCGCCACCTATGCGATGTGGTGGATTCGCGCCTCGATCCAGGAATTCATCCTGCGCTCGTGGAGCCTGGTGAAGATGGGCACCACCGCCGCCCAGAAGAAGCTGTTCTTCAACCTGCGCCGGATGAAGGCCAAGCTCGATGCGTTCGAGGACGGCGACCTGCGGCCCGAGGATGTCGCCAAGATCGCGACCGATCTTGGCGTCACCGAGGACGAGGTCATCTCGATGAACCGCCGCATGGCGATGGGCGGCGACACCTCGCTCAACGTGCCGATGCGCGAGGATTCGGAGAGCCAGTGGATGGACTGGCTCGCGGACGAGGAGCCGCTGCAAGACGAGCGCGTCGCCGAAACGCAGGAAGCCGACGTCCGCCACGAGATGCTGGTTGAGGCGATGGACGACCTCAATGACCGTGAGAAGCACATCCTGACCGAACGCCGGCTGACCGACGATCCCAAGACGCTGGAGGAACTGAGCCAGGTCTATGGCGTCAGCCGCGAACGCGTTCGCCAGATCGAGGTGCGCGCGTTCGAGAAGCTCCAGAAGGCGATGATGCGTCTCGCCGGCGAAAAGCGGCTGCTGCCTGCCGGCTGA
- the mtgA gene encoding monofunctional biosynthetic peptidoglycan transglycosylase: MGAPLGERPLPDLQPLGEEGATVPPRKARSRKRKPLLRRLLVGLVKLIVALVLLSVLWVAAYRFVPPPITLTMIGNMIEGHGARRDWEPLERIDPDMARAVIAGEDSRFCSHDGFDFEAIRQAWERNRQGGRIRGGSTISQQTAKNVFLWQGGGYFRKALEAYFTVLIEAIWGKRRIMEVYLNVAETGIGTFGVEAGAQRYFRHGADRLSRQEAAQIAAVLPLPKKRAGIAPTGFTRRWGNTIRAGIGTIEAQGLDACLR, translated from the coding sequence ATGGGAGCGCCGCTCGGCGAGCGGCCGCTTCCGGACCTCCAGCCGCTCGGCGAGGAGGGCGCGACCGTACCTCCCCGAAAAGCACGATCTCGCAAGCGCAAGCCACTGCTCCGGCGCCTGCTGGTGGGTTTGGTCAAACTGATCGTGGCGCTGGTGCTGCTGTCGGTGCTGTGGGTCGCGGCCTATCGTTTCGTGCCGCCGCCGATCACGCTGACGATGATCGGCAATATGATCGAGGGCCATGGCGCCCGGCGCGACTGGGAGCCGCTGGAGCGAATCGATCCCGATATGGCTCGCGCAGTGATCGCCGGCGAGGATTCGCGGTTCTGCAGCCATGACGGCTTCGATTTCGAGGCGATCCGCCAAGCCTGGGAGCGCAATCGCCAGGGCGGGCGGATCCGGGGGGGCTCGACCATCAGCCAGCAGACCGCGAAGAACGTGTTCCTGTGGCAAGGCGGCGGCTATTTCCGCAAGGCACTGGAAGCCTATTTCACGGTCCTCATCGAAGCGATCTGGGGCAAGCGCCGGATCATGGAAGTCTATCTGAACGTGGCCGAGACCGGGATCGGCACCTTCGGCGTCGAGGCCGGGGCGCAGCGCTATTTCAGACACGGCGCCGACCGGCTGAGCCGGCAGGAAGCCGCCCAGATCGCGGCGGTGCTGCCGCTTCCCAAGAAGCGCGCCGGCATCGCCCCGACCGGCTTCACCCGGCGCTGGGGCAACACCATCCGCGCGGG